In Acidobacteriota bacterium, one genomic interval encodes:
- a CDS encoding RNA polymerase sigma factor yields the protein MDIFQDVHSEPCRSKDLGDPSEAALLERLKSGATSAFRDLVRQHQDRVLNTCYRFIPHREDAEDLAQEVFLAAYLALEGFRGDSRVSTWLHRIAVTRCLDFIRKAGRKKRSGYHLGIDRRSSGPAGDPPTPQPDPEAYTESRERLKVLMGVMGTLPDKQRVAFTLGKCDGLSHAEIAEVMGISASAVESLIHRARKNLEKRLRAYFEDQFRIRGNLQAGWGVPTLIFPSRGEEGLS from the coding sequence ATGGATATCTTCCAGGACGTTCACTCCGAGCCGTGCCGGTCGAAAGACCTCGGCGACCCCTCCGAAGCGGCTTTGCTCGAGCGGCTGAAATCGGGGGCGACGTCCGCTTTTCGTGACCTGGTGCGGCAGCACCAGGACCGGGTCCTGAACACCTGCTATCGTTTCATCCCCCACCGGGAAGACGCCGAGGACCTGGCCCAGGAGGTTTTCCTGGCGGCCTATCTGGCCCTGGAAGGCTTCCGGGGGGATTCGAGGGTGTCCACCTGGCTGCACCGGATCGCCGTCACCCGTTGCCTGGATTTCATCCGCAAGGCCGGGCGAAAGAAACGGTCCGGGTATCACCTCGGGATCGACCGGCGCTCGAGCGGCCCCGCCGGGGACCCCCCGACCCCCCAACCCGATCCGGAAGCCTACACCGAGAGCCGGGAGCGGCTGAAGGTCCTGATGGGGGTCATGGGTACGCTGCCGGACAAGCAGCGGGTCGCCTTCACCCTCGGCAAGTGCGATGGGCTGAGCCATGCGGAGATCGCCGAGGTCATGGGGATTTCCGCTTCGGCCGTGGAATCCCTGATCCACCGGGCCCGGAAGAACCTGGAAAAACGCCTTCGGGCGTATTTCGAAGACCAGTTTCGGATTCGTGGCAACCTCCAGGCGGGGTGGGGCGTCCCCACCCTTATTTTCCCCTCGCGGGGGGAGGAGGGGCTCTCATGA
- a CDS encoding aryl-sulfate sulfotransferase, whose amino-acid sequence MKSNLLRIVGIAALVLAAASGPGRVSACGALRGPTELQYWDVTRAYNGYTLFAAKGKTYLVDMLGRVVHSWNLGTNPHLLDDGHILDAASDDPSGFSGFKELDWNGSTAWSYLETRSTYAPHHDFARVFNPKLQAWTTMYIANKTVTQAQAIAAGCDPANGPYDGAQADAIVEVDAGGTVVWEWWFFDHAVQDIDATKANYVGAGKTIADYPGRIDLNMPGRPLKKDWLHCNAMDYNPDLDQVVINSVQGEFYVIDHGNTFVVGDPTASIALAASSAGDFLYRFGDPSRYEQGTKPSTLTDWTEATTGNRQMGGTHDIQWIRSGLPGAGHFMVFNNAQYLFEHTPQSSILEIDGFRDASGNNLAQYVNPPDAGYTTVTYPDVIQKSPRLISNQVVWSYASRGNQGFFSHIGSSGQRLPNGNTLICSDTEGHFFEVTAEGRLVWEYILPVTSGGIVTTLLDNLPMTSSAFRAYRYGADHPALAGRDLTPGATLTGTVPPTRPPVVWGSTLAD is encoded by the coding sequence ATGAAAAGCAATCTCCTTCGGATCGTCGGCATCGCGGCCCTGGTCCTGGCGGCAGCGTCGGGCCCCGGCCGGGTGAGCGCCTGCGGCGCCCTGCGGGGGCCCACGGAACTCCAGTACTGGGACGTCACCCGGGCGTACAACGGGTACACCCTGTTCGCCGCCAAGGGGAAAACCTACCTCGTCGATATGCTGGGGCGCGTCGTCCACTCCTGGAACCTGGGGACGAACCCCCACCTGCTGGACGACGGCCACATCCTGGACGCCGCCTCCGACGACCCCAGCGGCTTCAGCGGGTTCAAGGAACTCGACTGGAACGGCAGCACGGCCTGGTCCTACCTGGAGACCCGCAGCACCTACGCCCCCCACCACGACTTCGCCCGGGTCTTCAACCCCAAGCTCCAGGCCTGGACCACGATGTACATCGCCAACAAGACCGTCACCCAGGCCCAGGCCATCGCGGCGGGGTGCGACCCCGCCAACGGCCCCTACGACGGCGCCCAGGCGGACGCCATCGTGGAAGTGGACGCCGGCGGGACCGTGGTCTGGGAGTGGTGGTTCTTCGACCACGCCGTCCAGGACATCGACGCCACCAAGGCCAACTACGTCGGGGCGGGCAAGACCATCGCCGACTACCCCGGCCGGATCGACCTCAACATGCCCGGGCGTCCGCTGAAGAAGGACTGGCTGCACTGCAACGCCATGGACTACAACCCCGACCTGGACCAGGTGGTCATCAACTCCGTCCAGGGGGAGTTCTACGTCATCGACCACGGCAACACCTTCGTGGTGGGAGACCCGACGGCCAGCATCGCCCTGGCGGCAAGTTCCGCGGGGGACTTCCTCTACCGCTTCGGCGACCCGTCCCGCTACGAGCAGGGGACCAAGCCGTCCACCCTCACGGACTGGACGGAAGCCACCACCGGCAACCGGCAGATGGGGGGCACCCACGACATCCAGTGGATCCGGTCCGGGCTGCCGGGGGCGGGGCATTTCATGGTGTTCAACAACGCCCAGTACCTCTTCGAGCACACGCCCCAGTCCAGCATCCTCGAGATCGACGGTTTCCGGGACGCCTCCGGGAACAACCTGGCACAGTACGTCAACCCGCCCGACGCCGGCTACACCACCGTGACGTATCCGGACGTCATCCAGAAGTCCCCGCGCCTGATCTCCAACCAGGTCGTGTGGAGCTACGCCTCCCGGGGCAACCAGGGGTTCTTCAGCCACATCGGCTCCAGCGGCCAACGCCTCCCGAACGGCAACACGCTGATCTGCTCCGACACCGAGGGACACTTCTTCGAGGTGACAGCCGAGGGGCGGCTGGTGTGGGAGTACATCCTCCCCGTCACGAGCGGGGGGATCGTGACCACGCTCCTGGACAACCTCCCCATGACCAGCTCGGCCTTCCGGGCCTACCGCTACGGGGCCGACCACCCGGCGCTGGCGGGGCGGGACCTGACGCCCGGCGCCACCCTCACGGGGACCGTCCCGCCCACGCGGCCGCCGGTGGTGTGGGGCTCCACGCTGGCCGACTGA
- a CDS encoding aryl-sulfate sulfotransferase, translated as MKRNKVLVLCGLLMTVGLGSVAMAYEVIRGNTELRYLDEAQACPGYTLFAAQGTTYLIDLWGRVVHTWPGGANPRLLESGRVLDATTDDSGAFTGLRELDWDGNAVWSYTETRAGYAPHHDFARIYNPKLQAYTTLYLANKTLTHDQAIAAGCDPANGPYDGAQVDAIVEVDLSGNVVWEWCFFDHGIQDVDAAKSNYVGSGKTIADYPGRIDLNLPGRPLGANWLDCNSLDYNESLDQIVVCATRGEFYVIDHGGTFVAGDPAASLAAAAGPAGDFLYRFGDPARYAQGTAPSVSLNWDNASSGQKQIGGAHNVQWVRTGLTGEGHFLVVDNGQYLMVRTAQSAVLEINPFLDSSGTSTGQYVNPPLAGYNTVNYAKDTHKASRQISKQVVWSYTSLSNQGFFSHEGSSCQRLPNGNTLICATTEGLLFEVTSGGTVVWEYLCPVTARGARKVLSDNDPMTNAVPRAYRYAATHPGLSAHDLTPKGTITALASVAYFPWLGHIPGQATVGLGFSNPDDEPAWTDLSAFTGTGATAGTPRLVELQVQGQDARQVEALLGLTGETHGWVSAERSASGVRGFFLAQAYQNGELVGLDGAPALGATTLDGVVARVRTNGGYTTLLALANPGDSAVTVTLTGADGASIRDFGSYPIPACGGLHLDVAPPFDGSLRVTSTGGIVGTALVRYGGESLSVLNLAPVSGAATRLYAPHVTRFGALFDTDVSLFNPGAADATVTLSPFRADGTALADPVQITVPAGQVRNFSGAAIGLDGTTDADGWLRVDSSAGSPLVGCVTFGNPVDHRYESCLPLQATGACEVGFAQVANGTVGGIDYFTGVAVVNPSAASVTVTLQVRFSDGTANGNAVTRTLAAGEKYVRLLSQMEGVGSLAPQASGSLEIGASGPVLAFALFGDTAGKFLSAVPAQ; from the coding sequence ATGAAGCGTAACAAGGTGCTTGTTCTATGCGGGTTGTTGATGACGGTGGGGCTCGGGAGCGTCGCGATGGCTTACGAGGTCATCCGGGGAAACACGGAACTCCGCTACCTGGACGAGGCCCAGGCCTGCCCCGGCTACACCCTGTTCGCCGCCCAGGGGACCACGTACCTGATCGACCTGTGGGGCCGGGTGGTCCACACCTGGCCGGGCGGGGCCAACCCCCGCCTGCTGGAGAGCGGTCGCGTGCTGGATGCCACCACCGACGATTCCGGCGCCTTCACGGGGCTCCGGGAACTCGACTGGGACGGCAACGCGGTCTGGTCCTACACGGAAACCCGCGCCGGTTACGCGCCGCACCACGATTTCGCCCGGATCTACAACCCCAAGCTGCAGGCGTACACCACGCTGTACCTCGCCAACAAGACCCTCACCCACGACCAGGCCATCGCGGCGGGCTGCGACCCCGCCAACGGGCCCTACGACGGCGCCCAGGTGGACGCCATCGTCGAGGTTGACCTGAGCGGGAACGTCGTCTGGGAGTGGTGCTTCTTCGACCACGGCATCCAGGACGTCGACGCCGCCAAGTCCAATTACGTCGGGAGCGGAAAAACCATCGCCGACTACCCCGGCCGGATCGACCTCAACCTGCCGGGCCGGCCGCTGGGAGCCAACTGGCTGGACTGCAACTCGCTGGACTACAACGAGTCCCTCGACCAGATCGTGGTCTGCGCGACCCGGGGCGAGTTCTACGTCATCGACCACGGCGGGACCTTCGTCGCCGGCGACCCGGCGGCGAGCCTGGCGGCCGCCGCCGGACCGGCGGGCGACTTCCTGTACCGTTTCGGCGACCCCGCGCGCTACGCGCAGGGCACCGCCCCCTCCGTCTCCCTCAACTGGGACAACGCCTCCTCCGGCCAGAAGCAGATCGGGGGGGCCCATAATGTGCAGTGGGTCCGCACCGGCCTGACGGGGGAGGGACACTTCCTGGTGGTGGACAACGGCCAGTACCTCATGGTCCGCACGGCCCAGTCCGCCGTCCTCGAGATCAACCCCTTCCTGGACAGCAGCGGGACCAGCACCGGGCAGTACGTCAACCCGCCTCTGGCGGGCTACAACACCGTCAACTACGCCAAGGACACCCACAAGGCCTCCCGGCAGATCTCGAAGCAGGTCGTCTGGTCCTACACCTCCCTCAGCAACCAGGGCTTCTTCAGCCACGAGGGGTCCAGCTGCCAGCGCCTGCCCAACGGCAACACCCTGATCTGCGCCACCACGGAGGGGCTGCTGTTCGAGGTGACGTCCGGCGGGACCGTGGTCTGGGAGTACCTCTGCCCGGTGACGGCGCGGGGCGCCCGGAAGGTGCTGTCCGACAACGACCCCATGACCAACGCCGTGCCGCGGGCGTACCGGTACGCGGCGACCCACCCGGGACTGAGCGCGCACGACCTGACGCCGAAAGGGACGATCACGGCCCTCGCCTCCGTGGCGTACTTCCCGTGGCTGGGCCACATCCCCGGCCAGGCCACCGTCGGCCTCGGGTTCTCCAACCCCGACGACGAGCCCGCCTGGACCGACCTGAGCGCCTTCACCGGCACCGGAGCGACCGCCGGCACGCCCCGCCTCGTGGAACTGCAGGTCCAGGGGCAGGACGCCCGGCAGGTCGAGGCCCTCCTGGGGTTGACCGGGGAGACCCACGGCTGGGTGAGTGCCGAACGGTCCGCGTCGGGGGTCCGGGGGTTCTTCCTCGCCCAGGCCTACCAGAACGGCGAGCTGGTCGGCCTGGACGGCGCCCCGGCCCTGGGGGCCACCACCCTGGACGGCGTCGTCGCGCGGGTCCGGACCAACGGGGGTTACACCACCCTCCTGGCCCTGGCCAACCCCGGCGACAGCGCGGTCACCGTCACCCTCACCGGCGCCGACGGGGCGTCGATCCGCGATTTCGGATCCTATCCCATCCCCGCCTGCGGCGGGCTCCACCTCGACGTCGCCCCGCCCTTCGACGGCAGCCTGCGCGTGACGTCCACCGGCGGCATCGTCGGCACGGCCCTGGTCCGGTACGGCGGCGAGTCCCTGAGCGTGCTCAACCTGGCGCCCGTCTCCGGGGCCGCCACCCGGCTCTACGCCCCCCATGTCACCCGCTTCGGCGCCCTCTTCGACACGGACGTCAGCCTGTTCAACCCCGGCGCCGCGGACGCGACGGTGACGCTGTCGCCGTTCCGCGCCGACGGGACGGCCCTGGCCGACCCCGTCCAGATCACCGTGCCCGCCGGGCAGGTGCGGAACTTCAGCGGGGCCGCCATCGGCCTGGACGGGACGACGGACGCCGACGGGTGGCTGCGGGTGGACAGCTCCGCCGGCAGCCCGCTCGTGGGGTGCGTCACCTTCGGCAACCCGGTGGATCACCGCTACGAGTCCTGCCTGCCCCTCCAGGCGACCGGCGCCTGCGAGGTCGGCTTCGCCCAGGTGGCCAACGGGACGGTGGGCGGGATCGACTACTTCACGGGCGTGGCGGTGGTGAACCCTTCGGCCGCTTCCGTGACGGTCACCCTCCAGGTGCGGTTCAGCGACGGGACGGCCAACGGCAACGCCGTGACCCGGACCCTGGCCGCGGGCGAGAAGTACGTCCGGCTGCTGTCGCAGATGGAAGGCGTGGGAAGCCTGGCCCCCCAGGCCAGCGGGTCGCTGGAGATCGGCGCCTCCGGCCCGGTGCTGGCCTTCGCCCTCTTCGGTGACACGGCGGGGAAGTTCCTGAGCGCCGTCCCGGCCCAGTGA
- a CDS encoding peptidase M4 family protein, which produces MNFKGIVLFLAAVSALVPFTAAAAPPEFAALPPGSFPAAAMEGPPPSVALPALEGVVSAHGTPVLLRGALGCPGEADPALGARRFLDANRSLLRLGDPDNDFALKTLATDDLGLHHVKFRHTWRGIPVWPEEVIVHLNPQGFVYCFNGDFREIALDTAVPGVSASEAAATAEAAHPCPVGVRSSASLAVYAFLTNTPRLAWEVELTPARPHPYRFRVFVDAATGAILNSVNEVPSGYPTTSTGVLIHNSQSVTLNTWHDDDGYTYLVDASKPMFPGTLDPSTLRGTLAAFDGSGGIAGAGVIRDPNGDNLFNDSYGIAAGGTASYHMGLTWDYFRNTHNWNSADNAGGPVLMMVNNVADPDNATCADPNHFYFGSGGTSFYNLAAAVDVVAHEFTHGVTQSSCNLVYQYQPGALNESMSDVFGSALDNNWLLAETVIRPETGATALRNMADPHNGHSPGSPFWQPAHMSEYVSTTSDYGGVHLNNGIPNKAYYLAATAIGRAKAERIYFRALVHYFTQGTDFKGGRAGLEQAAVDLHGNGSAEHLAIQSAFDAVGITAGTAPSTDSHLYFPLGVNFTHHGKTFNASVWIVNPGDAAATYTLNCYTGQGAVAGTTGSRSLAAHAMEGWTMPANSLLGVLSSDRRLIGVCDHENPDRHLSVATTPAEIFTGATFVPHIPYTDTGWFSVCGVGNVNTTQSSVIFADNADKGAAFNLGTPNSAAFFDFEAMYDQLYGYMPNPTALGGLWGAFFNYDLGQNKALDPNLVGAEIFGVKSGYDCAGLNLDPFVSQTLLFSHIANPPLGWWTGIAFVSLAVDPDTGDSVTTHPIVVTAYSSGGQVLKQTLTGIPYLGKQAYMAHTWTVGGQRVIPDEAVWVTVASTSAGHPITGYELFGLLSPPAGVDSLAGLEAAKSVGQRLIFPKIVNGNAQGDGYVRWTGIAVINPNASTANLTYRLYASNGALVATRNRAVGPCLRDIGYASELFGVGDFLGWVVVDSSLPITGFELYGYNDNRSLAGVTVFN; this is translated from the coding sequence ATGAATTTCAAGGGCATTGTTCTTTTTCTGGCTGCGGTTTCCGCCCTTGTCCCTTTCACGGCGGCTGCCGCCCCGCCGGAGTTCGCGGCCCTTCCGCCCGGGTCCTTCCCCGCAGCGGCGATGGAAGGCCCCCCACCGTCGGTGGCGCTTCCGGCCCTCGAGGGGGTCGTGTCCGCCCACGGCACCCCCGTGCTCCTGCGGGGGGCGCTCGGCTGCCCCGGCGAGGCGGACCCCGCCCTGGGCGCCCGGCGCTTCCTGGACGCGAACCGCTCCCTGCTGCGGCTTGGGGACCCCGACAACGACTTCGCCCTGAAGACCCTCGCCACGGATGACCTCGGGCTTCACCACGTGAAATTCCGGCACACCTGGCGCGGGATCCCCGTCTGGCCCGAGGAGGTGATCGTCCACCTCAACCCCCAGGGCTTCGTTTACTGTTTCAACGGGGACTTCCGGGAGATCGCCCTCGACACGGCCGTCCCCGGGGTGAGCGCCTCCGAGGCCGCCGCCACGGCGGAAGCGGCGCACCCCTGCCCGGTGGGCGTGCGCTCTTCCGCTTCCCTGGCGGTCTACGCCTTCCTCACGAACACACCCCGGCTGGCCTGGGAAGTGGAGCTGACCCCCGCCCGGCCGCACCCCTACCGGTTCCGGGTCTTCGTGGACGCTGCGACGGGAGCGATCCTCAACTCCGTCAACGAGGTCCCCTCGGGATACCCCACCACCTCCACCGGCGTCCTGATCCACAACAGCCAGTCCGTGACCCTGAACACCTGGCACGACGACGACGGCTACACCTACCTGGTGGATGCCTCCAAACCCATGTTCCCCGGCACCCTGGACCCATCGACCCTCCGGGGGACCCTCGCCGCCTTCGACGGCAGCGGGGGCATCGCGGGCGCGGGCGTCATTCGGGACCCCAACGGCGACAACCTCTTCAACGACAGCTACGGCATCGCCGCGGGGGGCACCGCGAGCTACCACATGGGGCTGACCTGGGACTACTTCCGGAACACCCACAACTGGAACAGCGCGGACAACGCGGGCGGCCCCGTCCTGATGATGGTGAACAACGTGGCCGACCCCGACAACGCCACGTGCGCGGACCCGAACCACTTCTACTTCGGCTCGGGCGGGACCAGCTTCTACAACCTCGCCGCCGCGGTGGACGTCGTGGCCCACGAGTTCACCCACGGGGTGACCCAGTCCAGCTGCAACCTGGTGTACCAGTACCAGCCCGGGGCCCTCAACGAGTCCATGTCCGACGTCTTCGGCTCCGCCCTGGACAACAACTGGCTCCTCGCCGAGACGGTGATCCGGCCCGAAACCGGCGCCACCGCCCTCCGGAACATGGCCGACCCCCACAACGGCCACTCCCCGGGCAGCCCCTTCTGGCAGCCGGCGCACATGAGCGAGTACGTCTCCACCACCTCGGATTACGGCGGCGTCCACCTCAACAACGGCATCCCCAACAAGGCCTATTACCTGGCGGCCACCGCAATCGGCCGGGCGAAGGCCGAGCGCATCTACTTCCGGGCCCTGGTGCACTACTTCACCCAGGGCACCGACTTCAAGGGCGGGCGCGCGGGCCTGGAGCAGGCGGCCGTGGACCTTCACGGAAACGGTTCGGCCGAGCACCTGGCGATCCAGTCGGCCTTCGACGCCGTGGGGATCACCGCCGGCACGGCCCCCTCGACCGATTCCCATCTCTACTTCCCCCTGGGCGTCAACTTCACCCACCACGGGAAGACCTTCAACGCGTCCGTCTGGATCGTCAACCCGGGGGACGCCGCGGCCACCTACACCCTCAACTGTTACACCGGCCAGGGCGCGGTGGCGGGCACGACCGGGTCCCGCTCCCTGGCCGCCCACGCCATGGAGGGCTGGACGATGCCCGCCAACTCCCTGCTGGGCGTCCTCAGCTCGGACCGGCGCCTCATCGGGGTCTGCGACCACGAGAACCCCGACCGGCACCTCTCCGTGGCCACCACGCCGGCCGAGATCTTCACCGGCGCCACCTTCGTCCCCCACATCCCCTACACCGACACCGGGTGGTTCTCCGTCTGCGGGGTCGGCAACGTCAACACCACCCAGAGCAGCGTGATCTTCGCGGACAACGCGGACAAGGGGGCCGCCTTCAACCTGGGGACCCCCAACTCGGCGGCGTTCTTCGACTTCGAGGCGATGTACGACCAGCTCTACGGGTACATGCCCAACCCCACGGCCCTCGGGGGGCTCTGGGGAGCGTTCTTCAACTACGACCTCGGCCAGAACAAGGCCCTGGACCCGAACCTCGTCGGGGCGGAAATCTTCGGGGTGAAGTCCGGTTACGACTGCGCCGGCCTGAACCTGGACCCCTTCGTCTCCCAGACGCTGCTCTTCAGCCACATCGCGAACCCGCCCCTGGGCTGGTGGACGGGGATCGCCTTCGTCAGCCTGGCCGTGGACCCCGACACCGGCGACAGTGTCACCACCCACCCCATCGTGGTGACCGCCTACTCCAGCGGCGGGCAGGTCCTCAAGCAGACCCTCACCGGCATCCCCTACCTGGGGAAACAGGCCTACATGGCCCACACCTGGACGGTGGGCGGACAGCGGGTGATCCCCGACGAGGCGGTCTGGGTCACCGTCGCCAGCACCTCCGCCGGCCACCCCATCACGGGGTATGAACTTTTCGGGCTCCTGTCGCCCCCCGCCGGGGTGGACTCCCTGGCGGGGCTGGAGGCGGCCAAGTCCGTCGGGCAGCGGCTGATCTTCCCCAAGATCGTCAACGGCAACGCCCAGGGCGACGGGTACGTGCGCTGGACGGGGATCGCCGTCATCAACCCCAACGCGTCCACGGCGAACCTGACCTATCGGCTCTACGCGTCGAACGGGGCCCTCGTCGCCACGCGCAACCGCGCCGTGGGGCCCTGCCTGCGGGACATCGGCTACGCCAGCGAACTCTTCGGCGTGGGGGATTTCCTGGGCTGGGTCGTCGTCGACTCGAGCCTTCCCATCACCGGCTTCGAGCTTTACGGGTACAACGACAACCGCTCCCTCGCCGGCGTGACCGTGTTCAACTGA